A single window of Jiangella alkaliphila DNA harbors:
- a CDS encoding SDR family NAD(P)-dependent oxidoreductase: MSTRTIVVTGGGTGIGRAVAAGFAAAGDTVVLTGRRREKLDETVAELGPKATAVDFDASDPAAVTEALDRLPGTVDVLVNAAGGNTAFGRPAAQPGDLAAVAEAWRENFDANVLTAVLVTTALLPRMPEGGRIVTISSIAAKRGGGSYGAAKGAVESWTASLAADLGPRGITTNLVAPGLTAGTEFFQGRLTDERRRKNIAETMTGRAGTVDDIAAAVHYLASPVAGHVTGQVLHVNGGAYLGR; the protein is encoded by the coding sequence ATGAGCACACGCACGATCGTCGTCACCGGCGGCGGCACCGGCATCGGGCGGGCCGTGGCCGCGGGCTTCGCGGCCGCGGGCGACACCGTCGTCCTCACCGGGCGGCGGCGCGAGAAGCTGGACGAGACGGTCGCCGAGCTCGGCCCGAAGGCGACGGCGGTGGACTTCGACGCGTCCGACCCGGCCGCCGTCACCGAGGCGCTGGACCGCCTGCCCGGCACGGTGGACGTCCTGGTCAACGCCGCCGGCGGCAACACGGCCTTCGGCCGGCCCGCGGCGCAGCCAGGCGACCTCGCCGCCGTGGCCGAGGCGTGGCGAGAGAACTTCGACGCCAACGTGCTGACGGCGGTGCTCGTGACGACGGCGCTGCTGCCGCGGATGCCCGAGGGTGGGCGGATCGTGACCATCAGCTCGATCGCGGCCAAGCGCGGCGGCGGCAGCTATGGCGCGGCCAAGGGCGCCGTCGAGTCGTGGACGGCGTCGCTCGCAGCCGACCTCGGCCCGCGCGGCATCACCACGAACCTGGTGGCTCCGGGGCTGACCGCCGGCACCGAGTTCTTCCAGGGCCGGCTCACCGACGAGCGGCGGCGGAAGAACATCGCCGAGACCATGACCGGTCGCGCGGGCACCGTCGACGACATCGCGGCGGCCGTCCACTACCTGGCCTCACCCGTCGCCGGGCACGTGACCGGTCAGGTGCTGCACGTCAACGGAGGCGCCTACCTCGGCCGCTGA
- a CDS encoding MarR family winged helix-turn-helix transcriptional regulator yields the protein MDGPDRIQAAWRRELPGVPVESIGVITRVWRLGQLLADERRRTLDRLGIDNPTQDLLSTLRRSGAPYRLTPGQIAARSFVTAGAVSQRIARAEGAGLVRRERSADDGRSAVVALTDEGRALNERVVADLLRHEETLLDGLDDAQRVALAGLLKTLLRDLTTRFDAEDRPGADVR from the coding sequence TTGGACGGCCCCGACCGCATCCAGGCGGCCTGGCGGCGCGAGCTGCCGGGCGTGCCCGTCGAGTCGATCGGCGTCATCACCCGCGTCTGGCGGCTGGGTCAGCTGCTCGCCGACGAGCGTCGCCGCACGCTCGACCGGCTCGGCATCGACAACCCGACGCAGGACCTGCTCAGCACCCTGCGCCGCAGCGGGGCGCCGTACCGGCTGACGCCGGGGCAGATCGCCGCGCGCAGCTTCGTCACGGCGGGCGCGGTGTCGCAGCGCATCGCCCGCGCCGAGGGGGCCGGTCTGGTCCGGCGTGAACGGTCCGCCGACGACGGCCGCTCCGCCGTCGTGGCGCTCACCGACGAGGGGCGGGCGCTGAACGAGCGCGTCGTCGCGGACCTGCTGCGGCACGAGGAGACACTGCTCGACGGCCTCGACGACGCCCAGCGCGTGGCCCTGGCGGGGCTGCTGAAGACGCTGCTGCGCGACCTGACGACACGGTTCGATGCGGAGGACCGGCCGGGGGCCGATGTACGGTAG